From a region of the Chitinophaga caseinilytica genome:
- a CDS encoding Ldh family oxidoreductase: MEQIFSYGQLRDFTRDVFLKMGCSAGHADLAATVLLSADLRGIDSHGVARLSGYVRLWEAGRINPTPDIRIVHETPSTAVVDGDGGLGLVVAPFAMQVAIDKAKIAGTGWVSVRHSNHFGIAGYHAMMALEQDMIGMAMTNASPLVAPTFATERMLGTNPIAVAIPAGEQPPFVADFATTTAANGKLEILQRKEQEAPEGWVQDKNGNPSTNPNELKSGGALLPLGGDREHGSHKGYCLGAIVDIFSAVLSGANYGPWAPPFVSFLPLPPDPVGKGLGHFFGAMRTDAFRPADEFKAHMDTWINRFRSAQTVPGEEKVLIPGDPEREMQALRLEAGIPILAPVVKDLGEVASKFKINF, from the coding sequence TGTTTTCCTGAAAATGGGCTGTTCTGCCGGACATGCCGATCTCGCAGCCACCGTTTTATTGTCGGCCGACCTTAGAGGGATTGATTCTCATGGGGTTGCGCGTTTAAGCGGGTACGTTCGCCTTTGGGAAGCGGGCCGCATCAACCCTACGCCCGATATCCGGATCGTTCATGAAACGCCTTCTACGGCGGTAGTGGACGGTGATGGTGGTCTCGGGCTGGTGGTAGCGCCCTTTGCCATGCAGGTAGCGATCGACAAAGCGAAGATCGCGGGCACGGGATGGGTGAGCGTACGGCATTCCAACCACTTCGGGATAGCCGGTTACCATGCCATGATGGCGCTGGAACAGGATATGATCGGAATGGCGATGACGAACGCCAGCCCGTTGGTAGCTCCTACCTTCGCTACCGAACGGATGTTGGGCACCAATCCGATCGCCGTGGCGATCCCCGCGGGAGAGCAGCCGCCTTTTGTAGCCGATTTCGCCACCACCACGGCGGCGAACGGTAAGCTGGAGATCCTCCAGCGCAAGGAACAGGAAGCCCCCGAAGGCTGGGTGCAGGACAAAAACGGCAATCCCAGCACCAACCCGAACGAGCTCAAAAGCGGTGGCGCCCTGCTGCCCCTGGGTGGCGACCGCGAACACGGAAGCCATAAAGGCTATTGCCTGGGCGCGATCGTTGATATATTTTCGGCCGTGCTTTCCGGCGCCAATTACGGGCCTTGGGCACCTCCGTTCGTCAGTTTCCTCCCGCTTCCCCCGGACCCCGTGGGCAAAGGGCTCGGGCATTTCTTCGGCGCCATGCGCACCGACGCTTTCCGCCCGGCAGACGAATTCAAGGCGCACATGGACACCTGGATCAACCGCTTCCGAAGCGCGCAAACCGTTCCCGGCGAGGAAAAAGTCCTCATCCCCGGCGATCCCGAACGCGAAATGCAGGCCCTCCGGCTCGAAGCCGGCATCCCAATTCTCGCCCCCGTCGTCAAAGACCTCGGCGAAGTAGCATCGAAATTTAAAATCAATTTTTAA